The genomic stretch AGCCTCTTCAGCGTGACGCTGCTGCTGGCCCTGTCGCTCGGCAAGACCTCCGTGGCCCCGGGCGAGAGCGGGTTCCTGTGGGGCTCGTGGCAGATCCTGGCGCTGTTCGCGGCGGCTGTGGTGTCCCTGATCGCCTTCGTGCAGGTGGAGCGGCGGGCCGCAGATCCGATCATCGACGTGAGACTCTTCAGCAACCGCACCTTCGCGGTGGCGAACATCGTCACGTTCCTGCTGGGCGTGGTGTTCTTCGCGGCGACCGTCTTCCTGCCGCTGTACATGGTGAACGTGGTCGGTCTGAGCGCCACCCGGGCGGGCCTCACGACCTTTCCCCTCACCCTCGGGCTGGTGGTCAGCAGCATCGTGGCGGGGCAGGTCTTCTCGAAGTCCGGTCGCATGAAACCCATCATCTACGCGGGCGGGGTGATGCTGATGCTCAGCTTCGTCCTGATGGGCTACACCCTGCGCGTGGACAGCACGCAGGTCGAGCTGACGTGGAAGATGATCGTCGTGGGCCTGGGCCTGGGGCCGATCCTGCCCATGCTGACCATCGCCATCCAGGGGGCCGTCAGCCCGCGCGACATCGGGGCCGCGACCGGCACCAACAACTTCCTGCGCTCGCTGGGCAGCACCATCGGCGTGGCCGTGCTGGGCACCCTGTTCGCCAGCACCCTCAAGACCGACATCCAGGGCACCGTGGCCGCCGCCAGCCAGCAGCTCCCGGCCGCGCTGCGCACCCAGTTCAGCGCCTCCGGATCGTCCGGCGGCAGTGCCCAGAACTTCGATGCCCAGCACGTCCGGGCCCAGGTGGAGCACACGCTTGACCAGACCCGCGCCCGCTATGTGGCGGCCCTGCGCGACCATGACCCGGCGGCGGTGCAGGCGCTCGTGAACGACCCGAGTACCGACGCCCAGCTGCGCAGCGTGCTGCAACAGGGCGGCATCGAGGCCACCATCCGGGCGGGCTTCGACCAGCAGCGGGCCGTGCTGGAGCGCGCGCTGATCGCCCACGACCCGGCGGCCATCCAGACCGTGACCGCGACCCCGCAGCTTCCCCAGGCTGTCAGGGAGCTCGCCCGTGACGGGGCCAGCGGTCTCGTGCCGGCCAGCGTGTCCCGCGGAGCGCTGAAGCAGGTCCTGGCGGGCCTGGACGCCCGGGAAGCACAGACGCTCGCCACGCAGCCGCAGGCCACCCTCCAGAGGGTACTGACCGGCCTGGACGACACCCGCGCCACGGTGCTGCCCGTCATCGACCAGATCGGCGCGGGGGTCAAGCATGCCTTCACCGACGCCGTGTCGCTGCTGTACCGCGTGGGCCTGGGCGTCACGGTGCTGGCCCTGCTGGTCAGCGTGCTGCTGCCCGAGACGCGTCCCGGCGCGGTCACGCCGCAGCAGGTCGCCGAGGACGAACTGCGCTCCATCGAGGTGTGAGGGAGAAAACCCCTCACCCTTCCGCCTCGTTGCGGCTCCCTCCCTCTCCCCAGGGGAGAGGGTTGGGGTGAGGGGTCTCCCATCCTCACCCACCCATTCACGCCCTCCACACCGTCCCCTCTCGTTCCGGACAGATCATCGCCCCCAGTTCACGGCCGCCCCCCCTTCTCCCCACCGCCTCCAGAGGACACGCCATGACCACATCCCATCCCACCTACTCCCTCCAGAACCCCTTTCCGTGGTACGACGCCCTGCGGGCGCAGTCGCCCGTGACGCGCGATCCGCAGTCCGGCATGTGGATGGTCTTCGGCTACGACGACGTGCAACGCACGCTCTCGGACTGGAAGGCGTTCTCGTCGCAGCGGGGCCGCCCGCGTGGCGAGGACGCGCAGAACGCGCTGTCGGCCAGCCTGATCTCCACCGATCCGCCCCGGCACCGGCAGCTGCGCTCGCTGGTCGAGCAGGCCTTCACGCCCAGACAGGTGCGGGCGCTGGAACCCCGCATCGCCGAACTGGTCGACGACCTGCTCTCGGCGGTACAAGGCACGGGGCGCATGGACTTCATCCGGGACTTCGCGTATCCGCTGCCGGTCATCGTGATCGCAGAGATCCTGGGCATTCCCGCCAGTGACCGGGGCGACTTCAAGCGCTGGTCGGACGCCGTCGTGACGGGCGACCCCAGCGGCAGCCGCGAGATGGGCGCGTATTTCGCCCGCCTGATCGAACAGCGCCGCGCAGAACCGGGCGACGACCTGATCTCGGGACTGATCGCCGCGCAGCTGGACGGCGAGCACCTGGACACGCAGGAACTGCTGGGCTTCTGCATCCTGCTGCTGGTCGCCGGGAACGAGACGACCACGAACCTGCTGGCGAACACCCTGCTGTGCTGGCAGGACGCCCCGGACGCCTACGACCGTGTGCGGGCCGACCGCGCCCTGCTGCCCGGCACCATCGAGGAAGCGCTGCGGTTCCGCTCGCCCGTGCAGTCCATGTTCCGCGTGGCCGCGCAGGACGTGGACCTGGGCGGCCAGCTGATCCCCGAGGGCAGCCCCGTGCTCGCGTGGATCGGCGCGGCCAACCGCGACCCGGCCCAGTTCCCGGACGCCGACACCTTCGACCCGGCCCGCACCCCCAACCGGCATCTGGCCTTCGGGAACGGCATCCACTTCTGCCTGGGTGCCCCGCTGGCCCGCCTGGAGGCGAGTGTAGCCCTGGGGGCCGTGCTGGACAGGCTCCCGAACCTGCGGGTCGCAGACACCCCACTGGAACCCATTCCCAGCCAGATCGTGTACGGCGTGAAGTCCCTGCCCGTCACGTTCGGCTGATTCCCCCGGAGACCCATGAAGAGTAAGACCACCACTGACCTGAGTCCATTGCACAAGACCGCCCTGCTGACCGCCGGACTCGCGCAGCTCGGCCTGTTCGCTGCCGCGTGGGCCGACCTCAGCGGCCGCCGCCCGGAGGCCGTGAACGGGAGCAAGACCGCGTGGCGGGCGGGGCTGTTCGTGAACACCCTGGGGCCGCTCGCCTACCTCCTGACAGGCCGGAGAGGCAGCACGTGGACAGAAGCGGACGTGCCGGATCAGACCGGCCGGGTCGCCGTTGTGACCGGCGCGAACAGCGGCCTGGGATTGGAGACAGCCCGTGTGCTCGCGCAGCGCGGCGCGACCGTGGTCATGGCGTGCCGGAGTGCGCAGAAGGCGGAGAAGGCCGCTGCCGCCATCCGCGCCCTGAAGCCCCGTGGCCAGGTCGTCCTGATGACCCTCGACCTGAATGACCTGGAGTCCGTGCAGGCGTTCGTGGCGGCGTTCCGGGCGAAGTATGACCGGCTGGACGTCCTGGTGAACAACGCGGGAATCATGGTGCCGCCGCTGGGCCGCACCGCGCAGGGCTTCGAGACGCAGTTCGGCGTGAACCACCTGGGTCACTTCGCCCTGACCGCCGGCCTCATGCCCGTGCTGCAGCGCACGCCCGGCGCGCGGGTCGTGACGGTCAGCTCCATCGCGCACCGCTTCGGGCGCATGGATTTCGGCGACCTGAACTGGCGCGCGCGCCGGTACGTGCCCATGCCCGCCTACGGGCAGAGCAAGTTGTCGAACCTGCTGTTCACGTACGAACTGCAGCGCCGCCTGAGCGCCGCCGGGAAGGATGTGCTGGCCCTCGCCGCACACCCCGGCTGGGCGTCCACGGGGTTGCAGGGCGGCAGCGGCGGCTCGACCCTCGCCAACCGCCTGTTCGCGCAGCCGCAGGCGATGGGCGCGCTGCCCAGCCTGTACGCCGCGACCAGTCCGGACGCCGTGGGCGGCGCGTACTACGGCCCCAGCGGCCTGCTGGAACTCGGCGGGAACCCGGAACGCGTGTCCTCCAGCGAGCAGTCGCACAGCGGGCAGGACGCCCGGCGGCTGTGGGCCGCGTCCGAGGAACTGACGGGCGTGGACTTCGAGATCTGACTGCCGTCCCAGGAGTGACGCGGCGGGATGCTCCTGCCGGCCCGGCTGGGGCAGGAACGAACCGGGCGGTCGTCGCTGTGGGCGTGGACGGGGGGTGACGTTCCCCCGCCGGTGGGGTTGCCGGGAAACCGACACCGCCCAACTGAACGGTGTGTCACCATGAGGCATGTGGTATCGCCCACTCCCCTCGCGGCTGGGTCATGGACACACCTCCGCCTGACCCACGGGTGGAGGCGCTGCGGCATCTGCGGATCCTCGACACCCCGCCGGAAGCCCCGTACGAGGACGTGGTGCGCCTCGTCGCGCGGCGTTTCGACGTGCCGATCGCCCTGGTGAATTTTATCGACGCCGACCGGCAGTGGACCAAGGCGCAGGTGGGGATCGACCTCGGCCCGCTCCCCCTCGACCAGAGCGGGTGCGCCGTCACCGTGAGGGAGAACACGCCCGTGGTCGCGCCCGACACCACGCTCGACCCCCGCTTCCGGCACCTCGACGCCGTGACCGGACCGGCCGGCATCCGCTTCTACGCCGGGGTGCCGGTCGTCACCGCGTCCGGGCATGCGGTGGGCACCGTGTGCGTCCTGGACCGGCGGCCGCGCACCTTCACGGACGAGGACCTGCGCGACCTGCGCGCCTACGCGGATCTGGTGAGCCACAGCCTCGCGGCCCGCCCGGAGGCCATGACGCGCCTCGACGCGCTGGACGCCCTCGAGGCCCACGACCTGGCGATCGTGGCCGTGGACGCCGACCGCCGCATCCTGTTCCTGAACGGGGCCGCCCGGCACCTGTACCGCGTGCAGGCCGACCCCCGGGGCGAGCTGTTCACGGCCCTGGCACATGCGGCGTTCCTGAACGCCACGGACAGGGCGCGCTGCGAGGCCGCCATGCGCGACGGGCAGCCGTGGATCGGTGACGCCCTGCACACCCGGCACGACGGTCAGGTCATGCAGGTGGAGCTCCGCGTGAGTCCCACCTTCGACCGGGAGGGCCAGCCGCGCGGGCACGTCCTGCTGGTGCGGGACGTCACGCAGCAGCGGCGGGCCGAGACGCTCAAGGAACAGCTGCTCGGACACGCGGAGGAGACCCTGAGCCTGCACGCGCCCGACGGCACGGTGCTGTACGTGAACCGCACCGACGCGCACCGCACCGGCCTGACCCCCGAAACGCTCGTGGGTCGCAACGGCTTCGAGATCATCCACCCGGACGACCACCACCGCGTGCGGCATGCCTTCACGCACCCGCACCCGGACGGCGCGCCCCACCGCGTCACGTGGCGGCAACGCACGCTGGACGGGTCGTGGCGGTCCATGGAATCCATGCTGGCGCCCATCACGGACGCCGGTGGGCACCTGCAGCACATCCTGATGGTCAGCCGCGACGTGACCGAACGCCTCGTGAACGAGGAACGCCTGCGGCTGCTGGAATCCGCGGTGCTCGCGTCCCGGCAGGGCCTGATCATCACGACGGCCGCGTCCGTGGACGGCCCCGGGCCGCGCGTGGTGTTCGTGAACGAGGCCTTCACCCGCCTGAGCGGCTACGCCCCGGAGGACATCGTCGGGAGGTCACCCACGATCCTGCACGGCCCGGACACCGATCCGGACACCGTGCGGCGCATCGTGGACGGCGGCCGGCGGTGGGTGTCCATGGACGAGACCATCCTGCACTACGCCAAAGGCGGCCAGCCGTACTGGGTGCAGATGTCCATGACGCCCGTGAAGGACACCGCCGGGTGGCACTCGCACTGGGTGAGCGTGATGCGGGACGTGACGCGCGACCGCCAGCAGGACCTGCTCAACCGCGACCGCCGCGAGGTGCTGGAACGTGTCACGCGGGACCGTCCGCTGCCGGAGGTGCTGGGCGCGCTGCTGGACAAGGTGCGGCACCAGATGCCGGACGTGCTGCCCAGCGTGCTGCTGCTCCAGGACGGGCGGCTGTCGCCCGCGACCGACGACGGTCTGCCGCGCGGGCTGCGGGACGCCGTGACC from Deinococcus sp. AB2017081 encodes the following:
- a CDS encoding MDR family MFS transporter, with translation MTTLTAPAPDTGLTPSQKTISLVAILLAVLLASMNQTIVTTAGPAIQTALHIENSLYSWITTAYLLASTTLVPIYGKLSDLYGRRVILLFGTVVFIVGSVLCGTAAGVGMLIAGRAVQGLGGAALIGLMYAVIADLYAPEERSRYIGLIGAVFSLSTVLGSVIGGYVTDTFGWHNVFFISVPLGIAAVVTMLFMPALKQERERAPLDVPGAGLLSLFSVTLLLALSLGKTSVAPGESGFLWGSWQILALFAAAVVSLIAFVQVERRAADPIIDVRLFSNRTFAVANIVTFLLGVVFFAATVFLPLYMVNVVGLSATRAGLTTFPLTLGLVVSSIVAGQVFSKSGRMKPIIYAGGVMLMLSFVLMGYTLRVDSTQVELTWKMIVVGLGLGPILPMLTIAIQGAVSPRDIGAATGTNNFLRSLGSTIGVAVLGTLFASTLKTDIQGTVAAASQQLPAALRTQFSASGSSGGSAQNFDAQHVRAQVEHTLDQTRARYVAALRDHDPAAVQALVNDPSTDAQLRSVLQQGGIEATIRAGFDQQRAVLERALIAHDPAAIQTVTATPQLPQAVRELARDGASGLVPASVSRGALKQVLAGLDAREAQTLATQPQATLQRVLTGLDDTRATVLPVIDQIGAGVKHAFTDAVSLLYRVGLGVTVLALLVSVLLPETRPGAVTPQQVAEDELRSIEV
- a CDS encoding cytochrome P450, whose translation is MTTSHPTYSLQNPFPWYDALRAQSPVTRDPQSGMWMVFGYDDVQRTLSDWKAFSSQRGRPRGEDAQNALSASLISTDPPRHRQLRSLVEQAFTPRQVRALEPRIAELVDDLLSAVQGTGRMDFIRDFAYPLPVIVIAEILGIPASDRGDFKRWSDAVVTGDPSGSREMGAYFARLIEQRRAEPGDDLISGLIAAQLDGEHLDTQELLGFCILLLVAGNETTTNLLANTLLCWQDAPDAYDRVRADRALLPGTIEEALRFRSPVQSMFRVAAQDVDLGGQLIPEGSPVLAWIGAANRDPAQFPDADTFDPARTPNRHLAFGNGIHFCLGAPLARLEASVALGAVLDRLPNLRVADTPLEPIPSQIVYGVKSLPVTFG
- a CDS encoding oxidoreductase — encoded protein: MKSKTTTDLSPLHKTALLTAGLAQLGLFAAAWADLSGRRPEAVNGSKTAWRAGLFVNTLGPLAYLLTGRRGSTWTEADVPDQTGRVAVVTGANSGLGLETARVLAQRGATVVMACRSAQKAEKAAAAIRALKPRGQVVLMTLDLNDLESVQAFVAAFRAKYDRLDVLVNNAGIMVPPLGRTAQGFETQFGVNHLGHFALTAGLMPVLQRTPGARVVTVSSIAHRFGRMDFGDLNWRARRYVPMPAYGQSKLSNLLFTYELQRRLSAAGKDVLALAAHPGWASTGLQGGSGGSTLANRLFAQPQAMGALPSLYAATSPDAVGGAYYGPSGLLELGGNPERVSSSEQSHSGQDARRLWAASEELTGVDFEI
- a CDS encoding EAL domain-containing protein, with the protein product MDTPPPDPRVEALRHLRILDTPPEAPYEDVVRLVARRFDVPIALVNFIDADRQWTKAQVGIDLGPLPLDQSGCAVTVRENTPVVAPDTTLDPRFRHLDAVTGPAGIRFYAGVPVVTASGHAVGTVCVLDRRPRTFTDEDLRDLRAYADLVSHSLAARPEAMTRLDALDALEAHDLAIVAVDADRRILFLNGAARHLYRVQADPRGELFTALAHAAFLNATDRARCEAAMRDGQPWIGDALHTRHDGQVMQVELRVSPTFDREGQPRGHVLLVRDVTQQRRAETLKEQLLGHAEETLSLHAPDGTVLYVNRTDAHRTGLTPETLVGRNGFEIIHPDDHHRVRHAFTHPHPDGAPHRVTWRQRTLDGSWRSMESMLAPITDAGGHLQHILMVSRDVTERLVNEERLRLLESAVLASRQGLIITTAASVDGPGPRVVFVNEAFTRLSGYAPEDIVGRSPTILHGPDTDPDTVRRIVDGGRRWVSMDETILHYAKGGQPYWVQMSMTPVKDTAGWHSHWVSVMRDVTRDRQQDLLNRDRREVLERVTRDRPLPEVLGALLDKVRHQMPDVLPSVLLLQDGRLSPATDDGLPRGLRDAVTGLEPGPHGTPCGQAVHHARTVIAADLLNDPQWAHMQQLARSLDVRSCWSTPILSGENTVLGTFAVYARQPRAPSPWELAVLEDTARLTAVIVARYRAQEDTRRLALYDPLTDLPNRRSFTDLVRQAIHAHRPGTLVAVGLLDVDRFKNVNDSFGHALGDDLLRQVAARLQGALGRDGQVARMGGDEFTFLAVLACAADLQPYAQRVLGAFDASFDLAGQEVFMRSSVGIALYPDDAHTPDELLRLADIAMYHAKRRDLGWAAMRSGGRASARRRVQLEVALHHALERDELRAHYQPIVDARTGQAVEVEALMRWHSRDHGPVSPAEFIPVAEDTAQIVTLGQWMLRQACHDVARLQRTHPGLRVAVNVSPKQFQHPDLVGMVRAALRDHDLPPGQLTLEITEGVMMDQVESVRRICELRALGVRVAIDDFGTGFSSLHYLKNLPLNSLKIDRTFVEQLRQHPQGVDAHIMQSVAHLCRGLDLELTAEGVETREQTELLRGMGMTLLQGWHFARDLPIDALSAWLDAHAPHAAP